Proteins from one Thermococcus sp. M36 genomic window:
- a CDS encoding DUF2110 family protein gives MEEVVILEKVYGDRSGFLKLDKKLKALLGDLEVEWKLSAVKKNWVKVSLNGEDEEISTNLVREEFGEVPYRLKAVEEGKTYRGRFIDLGKVGYGAYVDIGIFTPKPKDALLPLYYLKETFGEMPVRQMIREFGWVDNIPVEVTVTDVEFGTREVELAFSDAQLKRIKTWLSDGHDKLFIAGTISENVEKALIRTGHGRDVKRIEELGLMETLLILKKGTQAPGIIKEIGPHLRGTVIGAIKFQE, from the coding sequence ATGGAAGAGGTAGTTATTCTGGAGAAGGTTTACGGGGACAGGAGTGGCTTTTTGAAGCTCGATAAAAAGCTCAAAGCCCTGCTCGGTGATCTGGAAGTTGAATGGAAGCTCTCAGCTGTGAAAAAGAACTGGGTCAAGGTAAGCCTCAACGGTGAGGACGAGGAAATAAGCACGAACCTCGTCCGTGAGGAGTTCGGGGAGGTCCCCTACAGGCTCAAGGCCGTTGAGGAGGGCAAGACCTACCGGGGGCGCTTTATAGACCTCGGAAAGGTTGGCTACGGCGCCTACGTCGATATTGGGATTTTCACTCCCAAGCCTAAGGATGCCCTTCTCCCCCTCTACTATCTGAAGGAGACCTTTGGCGAAATGCCTGTCAGGCAGATGATAAGGGAGTTCGGCTGGGTAGACAACATTCCCGTTGAGGTCACCGTTACCGACGTCGAGTTTGGTACGAGGGAGGTCGAGCTGGCCTTCAGCGACGCCCAGTTAAAACGCATAAAGACTTGGCTCAGCGACGGCCACGACAAACTCTTCATCGCTGGGACGATAAGCGAGAACGTTGAGAAGGCGCTAATCCGCACCGGCCACGGAAGGGATGTCAAGCGGATTGAGGAGCTCGGCCTCATGGAGACCCTCCTCATACTCAAGAAGGGGACTCAGGCGCCGGGCATAATCAAGGAGATAGGCCCCCACCTTCGGGGGACCGTGATAGGGGCGATCAAGTTCCAGGAGTGA
- the tfe gene encoding transcription factor E has protein sequence MARRKNKELFELAMDLGGEEAVEVIKALEKKKESTDEELAEITGIRVNTVRKVLYMLYDQGLAEFKRIRDKETGWYYYYWRLETKRLPEIIRSKKMAELKKLKEMLEEETSEMYYHCGTPGHPKLTFDESMEYEFQCPICGAMLMQYDNTAVVEELKRRIEELEIELGLKKKPRKKKK, from the coding sequence GTGGCAAGGAGGAAGAACAAGGAGCTCTTTGAACTTGCAATGGATCTTGGCGGTGAAGAGGCCGTTGAGGTAATCAAGGCTCTGGAAAAAAAGAAGGAGTCCACAGATGAGGAACTCGCCGAGATAACCGGAATACGGGTCAACACCGTCAGGAAGGTTCTCTATATGCTTTACGACCAGGGACTGGCAGAATTCAAGCGTATTCGCGACAAGGAAACCGGGTGGTATTACTACTACTGGCGCCTTGAGACCAAGCGCCTCCCTGAGATAATCCGTTCCAAGAAGATGGCCGAGCTGAAGAAGCTCAAGGAAATGCTCGAGGAGGAGACCAGCGAGATGTACTATCACTGCGGCACGCCCGGGCATCCGAAGCTGACCTTTGACGAGTCCATGGAATACGAGTTCCAGTGCCCGATATGCGGGGCCATGCTCATGCAGTACGACAACACTGCCGTTGTTGAGGAGCTTAAAAGGCGCATAGAGGAGCTTGAGATTGAGCTCGGGCTGAAGAAAAAGCCCAGAAAGAAAAAGAAGTGA
- a CDS encoding ADP-dependent ribose-1-phosphate kinase, with protein MKLDVIGVGNLNYDIIMLLDRFPEFHEKVSAQKAFFGLGGAAANTITWLAHFGLRTGYIGAVGRDEIGEAHLSYFRKIGVNTDGIRVVDAPSGVAVAMIRGEDKRIVKYPGANTMKMVDFEYLARARHVHLSSNPPETISQVVNFAHENGITVSLDIGEAELPPGVEEKVDYLTMNEDEYRRKFGSLDLGLSKARNLVVTLNGGGALVRDEDGNVFEVRGLSAEVVDSTGAGDSFDAGVIYGVLQGWSLRDAAKLGMLLAYLTVQKVGARSAVIPLDRVVETARRLGLDLPFGEG; from the coding sequence ATGAAGCTCGACGTCATAGGGGTTGGAAACCTCAACTACGACATCATAATGCTCCTTGACAGGTTCCCCGAGTTTCACGAGAAGGTAAGTGCCCAGAAGGCATTCTTCGGTCTTGGGGGGGCCGCAGCCAACACCATAACGTGGCTGGCCCACTTCGGCCTCAGAACGGGCTACATAGGTGCCGTTGGACGGGATGAGATAGGTGAGGCCCACCTGTCTTACTTCAGGAAGATAGGGGTCAACACGGATGGCATACGGGTCGTGGACGCACCGTCGGGCGTGGCCGTGGCGATGATAAGGGGGGAGGACAAAAGGATTGTCAAGTACCCCGGTGCCAACACCATGAAGATGGTTGACTTCGAGTATCTGGCGAGGGCCAGGCATGTCCACCTCTCCTCCAATCCCCCTGAGACGATATCCCAGGTCGTGAACTTTGCTCATGAAAATGGAATCACGGTGTCCCTCGACATCGGGGAGGCCGAGCTTCCACCTGGGGTCGAGGAGAAGGTGGACTACCTCACCATGAACGAGGACGAATACAGAAGAAAGTTCGGCTCCCTGGATCTGGGCCTGTCCAAGGCCAGGAACCTCGTGGTAACACTCAATGGGGGAGGAGCCCTTGTTAGGGACGAGGACGGAAACGTCTTTGAGGTCAGAGGGCTAAGCGCTGAGGTTGTGGACTCGACAGGGGCAGGGGACTCTTTTGATGCGGGGGTAATATACGGGGTTCTTCAGGGTTGGAGCCTCAGGGATGCCGCGAAGCTCGGGATGCTGCTGGCGTACCTTACCGTACAGAAGGTGGGGGCCAGGAGTGCCGTGATACCCCTGGATAGGGTCGTGGAGACCGCCCGCCGCCTTGGCCTTGATCTGCCCTTCGGAGAAGGATGA
- a CDS encoding DMT family transporter: MSKKHAVGAVLLWSTVASAFKLSLRYLTPLQLLFYASLTSLILFGLLYAPNFSPRRENLRSAYLGLINPLLYYTVLFSAYDRLPAQEAQALNYTWPLMLVLLSIPLLGKRPGARTVIGLALGFLGALIVATKGQLTTLNFSDPVGVALGLGSAVIWASYWLLNLRDGRALAEKMFWNFLFGFAYVSAALFLSGGFAVPLREGLAGAVYVGLFEMGVTFLLWYRAVEGDMAFASNLAYLVPFLSLFFISLVVGESIAPATVLGLAMIVGGISLGRGGQSL, from the coding sequence ATGTCCAAAAAACACGCCGTCGGTGCGGTGTTACTGTGGTCAACGGTTGCCAGCGCTTTCAAGCTCTCGCTGCGCTATTTAACTCCCCTCCAGCTCCTCTTCTACGCATCCCTGACCTCCCTAATCCTCTTCGGGCTCCTCTACGCTCCCAACTTTTCGCCGAGGAGAGAGAACCTCCGCTCCGCCTACCTAGGCCTGATAAACCCCCTCCTATATTACACCGTCCTCTTCTCCGCCTACGACAGGCTTCCCGCCCAGGAGGCCCAAGCTTTGAACTACACGTGGCCTCTAATGCTCGTTCTTCTCTCAATCCCGCTCCTCGGAAAGAGACCCGGGGCAAGAACCGTCATCGGCTTAGCCCTCGGTTTCCTCGGTGCCCTCATTGTGGCCACGAAGGGACAGCTCACAACCTTAAACTTCTCCGACCCAGTAGGAGTCGCCCTCGGCCTCGGTAGCGCGGTTATATGGGCATCCTACTGGCTCCTCAACCTGCGCGATGGGAGAGCCCTCGCTGAAAAGATGTTCTGGAACTTCCTCTTCGGCTTCGCTTACGTCTCGGCTGCACTCTTTCTCTCCGGCGGGTTTGCGGTTCCTCTGAGGGAGGGTCTCGCCGGAGCCGTTTACGTCGGCCTCTTCGAGATGGGGGTCACTTTCCTCCTCTGGTACAGGGCGGTGGAGGGGGACATGGCCTTCGCCTCGAACCTGGCCTACCTCGTGCCCTTCCTGAGCCTGTTCTTCATCTCCCTCGTCGTTGGAGAGAGCATAGCTCCGGCGACTGTCTTGGGGCTGGCGATGATAGTGGGGGGCATATCCCTCGGCAGAGGAGGGCAAAGCTTATAA
- the gcvT gene encoding glycine cleavage system aminomethyltransferase GcvT, translated as MVKRVHIFDWHKEHAKKVEEFAGWEMPIWYSSIKEEHLAVRNGVAIFDVSHMGEFIFRGKDALEFLQYVTTNDISRPPAISGTYTLVLNERGAVKDETLVFNMGDDTYMMVCDSDAFEKLDAWFNAIKRGIEKFGQLDLEIENKTYDMVMFSIQGPRARDLAKDLFGIDINELWWFQAKEVELDGIKMLLSRSGYTGENGFEVYFEDANPYHPDESKRGEPEKALHVWKTILEAGEKYGIKPAGLGARDTLRLEAGYTLYGNETKELQLLSTDIDEVTPLQANLDFAIFWDKEFIGKDALLKQKERGLGRKMVHFKMVDRGIPREGYRVLVNGEPIGEVTSGTSSPLLGIGIGIAFVREEYARPGVEIEIEIRGKPKKAITVAPPFYDPKKYGAFREE; from the coding sequence ATGGTCAAGAGAGTTCACATATTCGACTGGCATAAGGAGCATGCCAAGAAGGTTGAGGAGTTCGCCGGCTGGGAGATGCCCATCTGGTACTCCAGCATAAAGGAGGAGCACCTCGCCGTCAGGAACGGCGTGGCGATCTTCGACGTCTCCCACATGGGGGAGTTCATATTCAGGGGTAAGGACGCCCTTGAGTTCCTCCAGTACGTCACCACCAACGACATAAGCAGACCCCCCGCGATAAGCGGAACCTACACCCTCGTTCTCAACGAGCGCGGAGCGGTAAAGGACGAGACGCTGGTATTCAACATGGGGGACGACACCTACATGATGGTCTGTGACAGTGATGCCTTCGAGAAGCTCGACGCCTGGTTTAACGCCATAAAGAGGGGAATCGAGAAGTTCGGCCAGCTCGACCTCGAAATCGAGAACAAGACCTATGACATGGTCATGTTCTCGATCCAGGGTCCGAGGGCGAGGGATCTGGCGAAAGACCTCTTCGGCATCGACATCAACGAGCTCTGGTGGTTCCAGGCCAAGGAGGTCGAGCTCGACGGAATAAAGATGCTCCTCTCAAGGAGCGGCTACACCGGCGAGAACGGTTTTGAGGTCTACTTCGAGGACGCGAACCCCTACCACCCGGACGAGAGCAAGAGGGGCGAGCCAGAGAAGGCCCTCCACGTCTGGAAGACCATCCTTGAGGCGGGAGAAAAGTACGGCATAAAACCCGCTGGACTCGGGGCCAGGGACACGCTTCGCCTTGAGGCCGGCTATACCCTCTACGGCAACGAGACCAAGGAGCTCCAGCTTCTCAGCACGGACATAGACGAGGTCACCCCGCTCCAGGCCAACCTCGACTTCGCCATCTTCTGGGACAAAGAGTTCATAGGAAAGGACGCCCTCCTCAAGCAGAAAGAGCGCGGCCTCGGCAGGAAGATGGTGCACTTCAAGATGGTGGACAGGGGAATCCCGAGGGAGGGATACAGGGTTCTCGTTAACGGCGAACCCATAGGCGAGGTCACCAGCGGAACCAGCTCGCCGCTCCTCGGAATAGGCATTGGAATAGCCTTCGTCAGGGAGGAGTACGCCAGGCCGGGCGTTGAGATTGAAATCGAGATCAGGGGCAAACCCAAGAAGGCCATAACAGTTGCGCCGCCCTTCTATGACCCGAAGAAGTACGGAGCTTTCAGGGAGGAGTGA
- a CDS encoding universal stress protein: MFERVLYPTDFSDVSLHALHNCIPRLISLGVRELHIVHVIDITLAEFEAFELEEIYQEKLEKLAEEMKTEGIEVNPIVRIGIPSIEIAEVAEEEQIDLVVIPSAGENIWRTMFLGSTASNLARTTKRPVLILKYLRKDGKFELPVDCADIFKRPLVALDFSSCSIRVLKEVRKFAELVERGILIHSVDYGKIEELEENIERAKERLEKSARGMNVEFETDVLTGPASQAIIGSALARRATLIVLGKKGRNFLKDLILGSTAERVMRDSRIPVLLVPCG, encoded by the coding sequence ATGTTTGAGAGGGTTCTGTATCCCACCGACTTCTCGGATGTGTCTCTCCACGCACTCCACAACTGCATCCCCCGGCTCATATCGCTCGGAGTCAGGGAGCTCCACATCGTCCACGTTATAGACATAACCCTGGCCGAGTTCGAGGCCTTCGAGCTCGAGGAGATATACCAGGAGAAGCTCGAAAAGCTGGCGGAGGAGATGAAGACAGAGGGCATTGAGGTTAACCCCATCGTGAGGATAGGAATCCCATCGATAGAGATAGCCGAGGTGGCAGAGGAGGAGCAGATAGACCTCGTCGTAATACCCAGCGCAGGCGAAAACATATGGCGCACCATGTTCCTCGGGAGCACAGCCTCCAACCTAGCCAGGACAACGAAGAGGCCCGTCTTGATACTCAAATACCTCAGAAAAGACGGGAAGTTTGAGCTTCCAGTGGACTGTGCAGACATCTTCAAGAGGCCCCTAGTCGCCCTAGACTTCTCCAGCTGCTCCATCAGGGTGCTAAAGGAGGTAAGGAAGTTCGCGGAGCTCGTGGAGAGGGGCATACTTATACACTCGGTTGACTACGGGAAGATAGAGGAGCTCGAGGAGAACATCGAACGCGCGAAGGAACGCCTGGAGAAATCCGCCAGAGGCATGAACGTGGAGTTTGAAACCGACGTCCTCACGGGGCCCGCCAGCCAGGCCATTATAGGGAGCGCACTCGCGAGAAGGGCGACACTCATAGTGCTCGGCAAGAAAGGAAGGAACTTTCTGAAAGACCTGATTCTGGGAAGCACGGCCGAGAGGGTGATGAGGGACTCAAGAATCCCCGTGCTCCTGGTGCCCTGCGGTTAG
- a CDS encoding DUF99 family protein yields the protein MIRKVKPQIRVVGFDDGTFSFSSKLKGEKTILVGVIMKGSSEVVGVLSRWITVDGLDATDAMIEAVLSSRFKDLRVILLKGITYAGFNVVDLERLHGETGLPVIVVVRKRPNLEAMEAAIRKHFPDAEERIALLRKAPRIEELVPGRLYFQAVGVRKDTAAEVIRTTTRTGLTPEPLRLAHMMASAVMTGESRRE from the coding sequence ATGATAAGAAAGGTCAAGCCTCAGATTCGCGTCGTCGGATTCGACGATGGAACTTTCTCATTTTCTTCTAAACTCAAAGGAGAGAAGACCATTCTAGTGGGAGTCATCATGAAAGGCTCGTCCGAAGTAGTTGGTGTCCTCTCCCGCTGGATAACCGTCGATGGACTAGACGCCACCGACGCGATGATTGAGGCCGTTCTGAGCTCCCGCTTCAAAGACCTGAGGGTTATCCTCCTCAAGGGAATAACCTACGCGGGCTTCAACGTCGTGGATCTGGAGAGGCTCCACGGGGAGACGGGTCTGCCCGTTATTGTGGTGGTCAGGAAGAGGCCGAATCTGGAGGCAATGGAGGCGGCCATCAGAAAGCACTTCCCTGACGCGGAGGAAAGGATAGCCCTTCTGAGGAAGGCACCCAGGATAGAGGAGCTGGTCCCCGGAAGGCTCTACTTCCAGGCTGTGGGGGTCCGGAAGGATACCGCGGCTGAGGTCATCAGGACAACGACTAGGACGGGCCTTACCCCCGAACCCCTCCGTCTGGCCCATATGATGGCCTCCGCTGTCATGACCGGTGAAAGCCGGAGGGAGTAG
- the cutA gene encoding divalent-cation tolerance protein CutA has product MDMIFVYTTFPDWESAERVVKALLEKKLIACANLREHKAFYWWQGKIEEDTEVGAILKTSVEKWKELREAIKEMHPYTVPIIARIEVDKVNDEYAEWLEKVLS; this is encoded by the coding sequence ATGGACATGATATTCGTTTACACGACCTTTCCAGACTGGGAGAGTGCGGAGAGGGTAGTGAAGGCCCTCCTTGAGAAAAAGCTCATCGCCTGCGCCAACCTCAGGGAGCACAAGGCATTCTATTGGTGGCAGGGGAAGATAGAGGAAGACACGGAAGTCGGCGCCATACTCAAGACGAGCGTTGAGAAGTGGAAAGAACTAAGGGAGGCCATAAAGGAGATGCACCCCTACACCGTTCCCATAATCGCACGCATCGAAGTCGACAAGGTAAACGATGAATATGCGGAGTGGCTTGAGAAGGTGCTGTCATGA
- a CDS encoding acylphosphatase, which produces MERVRAHLRIYGRVQGVGFRWSMQREARKLGVSGWVRNLPDGTVEAVVEGDPERVETLIGWAHQGPPLARVTRVEVKWEEPEGLEGFKVTG; this is translated from the coding sequence ATGGAGCGGGTGAGGGCTCATCTCAGGATTTACGGGCGCGTTCAGGGTGTTGGCTTCAGGTGGAGCATGCAGAGGGAGGCCAGAAAGCTCGGTGTCAGCGGATGGGTGAGGAACCTTCCGGACGGAACGGTTGAGGCCGTTGTCGAGGGCGACCCTGAAAGGGTTGAGACGCTCATCGGCTGGGCCCACCAGGGGCCGCCGCTGGCGCGGGTGACGCGCGTCGAGGTAAAATGGGAAGAACCAGAGGGGCTGGAAGGGTTTAAAGTCACGGGGTAG
- a CDS encoding regulator of amino acid metabolism, contains ACT domain protein encodes MMLILEAYFKNYPARRKVAEFLFENGLSVKNGRIYLRNVEVPISELARVIGVNRKIVYHTIEYIEKTYPLKLIFEQLAPLPSLIDVAPLMGWEVLEIELEKDSYLRGFSEALRLLSDNGVSVMEVFSRNLREEPTKLYIVIDGTLPVEVFMKVKEMEGFRKLILHTPEKDKERFVCKYCEVKYCPKRVLLERIEATP; translated from the coding sequence ATGATGCTCATACTCGAGGCCTACTTCAAGAACTATCCCGCTAGGAGGAAAGTCGCGGAGTTCCTCTTTGAAAACGGCCTCAGCGTGAAGAACGGCAGGATATACCTCAGAAACGTTGAGGTGCCCATAAGCGAGCTCGCCAGGGTCATAGGTGTCAACAGGAAAATAGTCTACCACACCATCGAGTACATAGAGAAGACGTACCCGCTCAAGCTCATCTTCGAGCAGCTCGCCCCGCTGCCGAGCCTGATTGACGTCGCGCCCCTGATGGGGTGGGAAGTTCTGGAGATAGAGCTGGAGAAGGACAGCTACCTCCGGGGGTTTTCGGAGGCCCTGAGGCTCCTCTCCGACAACGGCGTTTCGGTAATGGAGGTGTTCAGCAGAAACCTGCGGGAGGAACCCACTAAACTCTACATAGTCATAGACGGGACGCTTCCCGTTGAGGTCTTCATGAAAGTGAAGGAGATGGAGGGCTTCAGGAAGCTCATCCTCCACACTCCTGAGAAGGACAAGGAGAGGTTTGTGTGTAAGTACTGCGAGGTCAAGTACTGCCCCAAGAGGGTTCTCCTTGAGCGGATAGAGGCTACCCCGTGA
- the fbp gene encoding fructose-1,6-bisphosphate aldolase/phosphatase has translation MSVGDRITISVIKADIGGWPGHSRVHPQLVETAEEVLSKAVEEGVIADFYVATCGDDLQLIMTHRKGTDSPEIHGLAWRAFEEATKVAKELGLYGAGQDLLKDAFSGNIRGMGPGIAEMEITLRKSEPVVTFHMDKTEPGAFNLPIFRMFADPFNTAGLVIDPNMHMGFRFEVWDILRHKRVVLNTPEELYDLLALIGAKSRYVIKRVFPKEGHRISPDEPVAVVSTEKLFEVAGEYVGKDDPVAIVRAQSGLPALGEVLEPFAFPHLVSGWMRGSHNGPIMPVPMHQANPTRFDGPPRVVALGWQISPEGKLVGPVDLFDDPAFDYARKKALEITEYMRRHGPFEPHRLPLEDMEYTTLPGVLKRLEERFEDIE, from the coding sequence ATGTCAGTCGGAGACAGGATCACCATCAGCGTTATCAAGGCGGACATAGGCGGCTGGCCCGGCCACTCAAGGGTTCACCCGCAGCTTGTCGAGACCGCCGAAGAGGTTCTGTCAAAGGCCGTTGAGGAGGGGGTCATAGCTGACTTCTACGTCGCCACCTGCGGCGACGACCTTCAGCTCATCATGACCCACCGGAAGGGCACCGACAGCCCCGAGATACATGGATTGGCATGGAGAGCCTTTGAAGAGGCCACGAAGGTAGCCAAGGAACTCGGCCTCTACGGAGCCGGTCAAGACCTCCTCAAGGACGCCTTCAGCGGAAACATAAGGGGTATGGGACCAGGAATAGCAGAAATGGAGATAACCCTCAGGAAGAGCGAGCCGGTCGTTACATTCCACATGGACAAGACCGAGCCCGGTGCCTTCAACCTCCCGATATTCAGGATGTTTGCCGACCCGTTCAACACGGCCGGCCTCGTCATAGACCCAAACATGCACATGGGCTTCAGGTTTGAAGTCTGGGACATCCTCCGGCACAAGCGCGTTGTCCTCAATACCCCCGAGGAGCTCTACGACCTCCTTGCCCTCATCGGCGCTAAGTCAAGGTACGTCATCAAGAGGGTCTTCCCGAAGGAGGGCCACAGGATAAGCCCGGACGAACCCGTCGCCGTCGTCAGCACGGAGAAACTCTTTGAGGTTGCCGGAGAATACGTCGGAAAGGACGATCCGGTAGCCATAGTCAGGGCTCAGAGCGGCCTGCCGGCCCTGGGAGAAGTCCTTGAGCCCTTCGCATTCCCGCACCTCGTCAGCGGCTGGATGCGCGGCTCTCACAACGGCCCAATAATGCCAGTCCCCATGCACCAGGCCAACCCGACAAGATTCGACGGTCCGCCGAGGGTCGTCGCGCTCGGCTGGCAGATAAGCCCCGAAGGAAAGCTCGTCGGCCCTGTCGACCTCTTCGACGATCCTGCCTTTGACTACGCCAGGAAGAAGGCGCTTGAGATAACCGAGTACATGCGCAGGCACGGGCCCTTCGAGCCACACAGGCTGCCGCTTGAGGACATGGAGTACACGACCCTTCCAGGCGTCCTCAAGAGGCTTGAGGAGCGCTTCGAGGACATTGAATGA
- the gor gene encoding glyceraldehyde-3-phosphate:ferredoxin oxidoreductase: MRFTVLRLDLSEKSVKSEELEREGIYGIIDYGIHVHEGLETHKFDPYDPQNVMVMGMGPFSGSTLPGAHRLMFFFRSPLYGTLFPSAMGGAAYAFKNVGVDFVTFEGKAEKPVVVLLYNDGENVKVELHEIELEKVIEIWRDYKGEEGVYALTQYLIDSFGERFDFEYRVAVVGPAALNTNYGAIFSQALRKGERLVGSEDWAARGGPGSVLLRAHNVVGIIFGGKPRKREFPGENIGSFRTAKAIVEGVHKKPYNEVVSEKTTKYRFNPKLNTGGTFGGNYPAEGDFVPILNWQMPYIEKEERIRIHENIMKHYWEPFNEEAIKPKNWTTCGEPCPVVCKKHRRGHHVEYEPYEANGPLSGSISLRASDMSVHAADAMGFDAIEFGGTAAWVLELVHRGLLKPEEVGLSGKPDFTKEALLERPVEASETNAKLVAELARRVAFAENEIAKIIGLGKRKASVILDERFKDRLKYGESFKDYAVFTPLGEDGEMTPTMYWAIGNYIPLPIQGRYWTFYQFGVFLEPEELASKIIASALWEFWYDNIGWCRFHRGWMKPVLKALFMDAYGENVDMEEHAKKQIKRLIEYARKAGYTPVFWDSMRVIDLVSAGSEEFGNERWAEKFRLDKVGTAKEYLERVLDAYSKMLGVEWRL, encoded by the coding sequence ATGAGGTTCACCGTTCTCAGGCTCGACCTGAGCGAAAAAAGCGTGAAGAGTGAGGAGCTGGAAAGGGAAGGGATATATGGCATAATTGATTACGGGATTCACGTTCACGAAGGCCTTGAGACCCACAAATTTGACCCGTACGACCCCCAGAACGTCATGGTAATGGGCATGGGGCCCTTCTCCGGCTCAACCCTGCCCGGGGCACACAGGCTCATGTTCTTCTTCCGTTCCCCCCTCTACGGGACCCTGTTCCCCTCCGCAATGGGAGGGGCGGCATACGCCTTCAAGAACGTCGGTGTTGACTTCGTGACCTTCGAAGGTAAGGCCGAAAAGCCTGTTGTCGTTCTCCTCTACAACGACGGTGAAAACGTTAAAGTCGAGCTCCACGAGATAGAGCTGGAGAAGGTCATCGAGATATGGAGGGACTACAAGGGTGAAGAGGGCGTGTATGCCCTCACCCAGTACCTCATAGACAGCTTCGGAGAGCGTTTTGATTTCGAATACAGGGTTGCCGTTGTCGGGCCTGCCGCTTTGAACACCAACTACGGCGCCATATTTTCCCAGGCACTCAGGAAGGGAGAGAGGCTCGTGGGGAGCGAGGACTGGGCCGCCCGCGGTGGCCCCGGTTCGGTTCTTCTCAGGGCCCACAACGTCGTCGGAATAATATTCGGCGGAAAGCCCAGAAAGAGGGAATTCCCTGGCGAAAACATAGGGAGCTTCAGGACGGCGAAGGCCATCGTTGAGGGCGTCCACAAGAAGCCCTACAACGAGGTCGTGAGCGAGAAAACAACAAAGTACCGCTTCAACCCCAAGCTCAACACTGGTGGAACCTTCGGCGGCAACTACCCGGCCGAAGGCGACTTCGTGCCCATCCTGAACTGGCAGATGCCGTACATCGAAAAAGAGGAGCGCATAAGGATACACGAGAACATAATGAAGCACTACTGGGAGCCCTTCAATGAGGAGGCCATAAAGCCCAAGAACTGGACGACCTGTGGCGAGCCCTGTCCGGTCGTGTGTAAGAAGCACCGCAGGGGGCACCACGTCGAGTACGAGCCCTACGAGGCCAACGGCCCTCTGAGCGGCAGCATCTCGCTCAGGGCCAGCGATATGAGTGTCCACGCGGCAGATGCGATGGGCTTCGACGCGATAGAGTTTGGAGGAACGGCAGCGTGGGTTCTCGAACTCGTTCACCGCGGTCTGCTGAAGCCAGAGGAAGTTGGATTAAGCGGAAAGCCCGACTTCACGAAGGAGGCCCTGCTTGAGAGGCCTGTTGAGGCGAGCGAGACCAACGCCAAGCTCGTCGCCGAGCTGGCCCGCAGGGTGGCCTTCGCCGAGAACGAGATAGCCAAGATAATCGGCCTTGGAAAGAGGAAGGCCAGCGTTATACTCGACGAGAGGTTCAAGGACAGGCTCAAGTACGGCGAGAGCTTCAAGGACTACGCGGTCTTCACCCCGCTCGGCGAGGACGGCGAAATGACGCCAACGATGTACTGGGCGATAGGAAACTACATCCCGCTCCCGATTCAGGGTCGCTACTGGACGTTCTACCAGTTCGGCGTCTTCCTCGAGCCCGAGGAACTTGCAAGCAAGATTATTGCCTCAGCACTATGGGAGTTCTGGTACGACAACATCGGCTGGTGCCGCTTCCACCGCGGCTGGATGAAGCCAGTTCTGAAGGCCCTCTTCATGGACGCCTACGGCGAGAACGTCGATATGGAGGAGCACGCGAAGAAGCAGATAAAGAGGCTGATAGAGTACGCCAGAAAGGCCGGCTACACCCCCGTCTTCTGGGACAGCATGCGCGTTATTGACCTGGTCTCCGCTGGCAGCGAGGAGTTCGGAAACGAGCGCTGGGCCGAAAAGTTCAGGCTCGACAAGGTCGGCACCGCCAAGGAGTACCTCGAAAGGGTGCTCGATGCATACAGCAAGATGCTAGGTGTGGAGTGGAGGCTTTAA